The genomic region TCCACCCCCTTAATTACACTGCAAGTCATTATACCTTAATTTACTCTAAAATGTCAAGTTGTGAATAACTTGTATTATCCCCAAAAAAAATATAATACTGGGGATAAAAAAGAGTAATTTTATTGAAGTCTGTGGATTAATTTGATAAACTATGTGTACTATGTAAAATATCCACAAGTAAATTTTATCAACAGGCTGTGCATAAAGTTGTGGATAAAGTGTCTATATCCTCTTTTGTGGATTCTGTTGATTAGATTATAAAAATTACGTTCTTTCAGTGCTTTGTCTCTTGTGTATAAATTTTAGTTTCATGTTGATAAGACATAAAATTATATTAACAGTTCACATTAATTCATTGTCAATATTACAATTTGTGTGGATATTTTTTTTGGTTTTATTTATCCACATATGTTTAATCCACACCGTTTTTAAATTTGGGAGGTTTGTTTATGAATAACAGCTTAGAGGGTATATGGAAAAAAGTATTAGAACAGTTAGAAAAGAAACTAAGTAAACCAAGCTATGAAACCTGGTTGCAAGGTACATCGGCTATTACGATGTATGATTCTACTTTGGTAGTAGGTGTCCCTAATGATTTTACAAAAGAATGGCTAGAAAATCGTTATGCTTCTTTAATTTCTGATATATTAGTAAATCTAACAGGAAAAAATCTAGATGTTAACTTTGTGGTCCCTCAAGAAGATACCTTAGAAACCAAAAAAACACCTAAAAAAGTAGAAAAAACTAAACTTGTTCATGAGGATATTACTACCCAACTTAACCCTAAATATACCTTTAATACCTTTGTTATCGGTAATAGCAATAGATTTGCTCATGCTGCATCTTTAGCTGTTGCCGAAGCGCCTGCAAAAGCTTACAACCCCCTCTTTATCTACGGTGGGGTTGGTTTAGGGAAGACACATCTTATGAATGCTATTGGTCATTACGTTACTAATCATAATGACCAAGATAAAGTAGTTTATATATCATCAGAAAAATTTACAAATGAGTTTATTAACGCAATACGAGACAACAAAACTGTTGAGTTTAGGAATAAATATAGAACAGTTGATGTTCTTCTTATTGATGATATTCAGTTTCTAGCTGGTAAAGAACAAACTCAGGAAGAATTTTTCCATACATTTAATACGCTACATGAAAACAATAAGCAAATTATAATTTCTAGTGATAGGCCGCCGAAAGAAATCCCTACACTTGAAGACCGTTTAAGATCACGGTTTGAATGGGGATTAATAACTGATATTCAAAAACCTGATCTTGAAACTAGAGAAGCTATTTTACGTAAAAAAGCTGAGCTTGAAAAGCTTGATATTCCAAATTCAGTCTTTATGTTTATAGCAAATAAAATCGCCACTAACATTCGTGAATTAGAAGGTGCTTTAACTAGGGTGATTGCTTTTAGTTCAATGACTGGTCAAGAGGTAACTGTAGAAGTTGCAGAACAAGCTCTAAAAGATATCATACCAGACAACGATAATGAGGTTATTGATATAGATAAAATACAAAAAAGTATTGCCAAACATTATCAGTTAAAAGTTGAAGATTTAAAAGCAAAAAAAAGAACGCGCTCAGTTTCATATCCCCGTCAAATTGCTATGTATCTTTCAAGAGAGCTCACAGACTTCTCTTTGCCTAAAATAGGTGAGGAATTTGGAGGAAGAGATCATACTACTGTTCTTCACGCCCATGAAAAAATAAAAAAAGATATCAAAGACAATAAAAGTTTTGCTCTAGAAATCGAGAATTTAACAAAAGCTATCAAAGAAGGAAAGTTAGGTTAACTGTTAGTTGTTTTAATTGTTTTAAAAGTTATCCACATGAATATACTCAGTGGGTAATGACTGATAAGTAATGATTTTAACTACTTATCAACTTATCCACAGGTACTATTACTAATATTATTATTTCTATAATAAAAAAAATAGAATTATTACACCTTTAAAGGAGGATTATAATGGAGTTTTATTGTTCCCAAGAAGAATTGTTAGCAGGAATATCTATAACACAACGAGGTATCTCCTCTAAAACTACTATCCAAGTTCTTTCTGGTATTATGCTGAAAGTATCAAACAATCATTTGTATCTAAAAAGTACTGACCTTGAAATAACCATAGAATATAAGGTCCCGGTTAAGACTGTTACCGAAGGTGAAATTATTTTGCCAGCAAAAATTTTAACTGATATTGTGAGAAAGATGCCTAAAGAAGAAATACACTTCAGTATGACAGAAGATAAAAATGTTAAGATTAAATCCTCCACCATAGAAATTGATCTAACAGGAGAAAGTACAGAAGAGTTTCCAAAGTTTCCACAATTACCAGAAGGTAAAATACTAGGCTTATCTGAGTTGAAATTGAAGAACATGTTAAAACAAACAGCTTTTGCAATCTCTACAGAAGAAAGCAGACCTGTATTAACCGGTGTTCTTTTTGAAATAAAAGGTTCCACTCTTAACTTAATAGCTACAGACGGTCACCGCTTAGCATACAAAGTTGCAGTGTTAGAAGATGAACCTAAGACACCATTAAAAGTAATTGTGCCTAGAAAGGCAATAACTGAGTTACAAAGAATTCTAGTAGATGACGAGGACAATACTATAGATATATATGTAAAAGATTCAATAGTATTCTTTGTTTTTGAAAATGTTATATTTAGTTCTAGAGTAATTGAAGGTAAATTCCCGCCCTATCAACAAATAATCCCTAGTGATAATAATACTAAGCTAAAGGTAAATACTAAAATTCTACAGACATCTATAGAAAGAGCAGAGCTTTTATCTAGAGAAGGAGCCCGAAGCTTGGTTAAGTTTAAAATTTCAGATATACTATATCTAACATCAAACACACCGGATTTAGGAAGTTTATCTGAGCAGCTGCCAGTTGATAAGGAAGGAGAGGACTTAGAGATAGCTTTTAACGCTAAACTAATTACTGATTGCCTAAAAAATATTGATGTTCCTGAGGTTTATCTAGAGTTTAACGGTTCCTTTAACCCTTGTTTGATAAAACCTGTTATAGGAGATGATTATTTACATCTTGTTTTACCTATAAGGACAGCATAGGAGTGTTTTAAATGGAAAAGATAAAGATAACTAGTGATTATATTCAACTGGATCAATTTCTAAAGTATGTTAATTTAGTTGGTTCTGGAGGAGAAGCAAAAATACTAATAAGCGAAGGTCGAGTTAAGGTTAACGATGCTGTTGAAATGAGAAGAGGTAAAAAACTAAGAACTAATGATATTGTTAGTATTGATGATGAAATCAGCTACTCTATTGAATAGGGGAGCTGATTCTCATGTATATAAATAAATTAACCCTTGATAATTTTAGGAACTTTAAAAACAAAACAGTTCTTAACCTTGAAAACAGTGTAAATGTTTTTGTTGGAGATAATGCCCAGGGAAAAACAAACCTTCTAGAAGCTATACATTTTCTAGCTTTAGGAAAATCTATAACCAATCAAAAAAAAGATGAGTTAATTCATTGGGATAAGGATTACTTTTATATAACTTGTACGTATTATAACTCTAAAAGTAACAAGATAGAGGTTGGTTATAACCAAGATAACCGGAAAATTATTAAGATTAATAGTGTAGAGCAAAAGAAGTATTCAAGTTTATTAGGGAATATAAATGTTGTTATTTTTTCTCCAGATGACCTTTTACTAATTAAGGGAAGCCCCTCCTTAAGAAGAAATTTTTTAGATCAAGAAATTTCTCAATTAAGTCCTTACTACAATAACCTAATGACAAATTATAAAAAGGTGCTATTTAACA from Proteinivorax hydrogeniformans harbors:
- the dnaA gene encoding chromosomal replication initiator protein DnaA, with the translated sequence MNNSLEGIWKKVLEQLEKKLSKPSYETWLQGTSAITMYDSTLVVGVPNDFTKEWLENRYASLISDILVNLTGKNLDVNFVVPQEDTLETKKTPKKVEKTKLVHEDITTQLNPKYTFNTFVIGNSNRFAHAASLAVAEAPAKAYNPLFIYGGVGLGKTHLMNAIGHYVTNHNDQDKVVYISSEKFTNEFINAIRDNKTVEFRNKYRTVDVLLIDDIQFLAGKEQTQEEFFHTFNTLHENNKQIIISSDRPPKEIPTLEDRLRSRFEWGLITDIQKPDLETREAILRKKAELEKLDIPNSVFMFIANKIATNIRELEGALTRVIAFSSMTGQEVTVEVAEQALKDIIPDNDNEVIDIDKIQKSIAKHYQLKVEDLKAKKRTRSVSYPRQIAMYLSRELTDFSLPKIGEEFGGRDHTTVLHAHEKIKKDIKDNKSFALEIENLTKAIKEGKLG
- the dnaN gene encoding DNA polymerase III subunit beta; its protein translation is MEFYCSQEELLAGISITQRGISSKTTIQVLSGIMLKVSNNHLYLKSTDLEITIEYKVPVKTVTEGEIILPAKILTDIVRKMPKEEIHFSMTEDKNVKIKSSTIEIDLTGESTEEFPKFPQLPEGKILGLSELKLKNMLKQTAFAISTEESRPVLTGVLFEIKGSTLNLIATDGHRLAYKVAVLEDEPKTPLKVIVPRKAITELQRILVDDEDNTIDIYVKDSIVFFVFENVIFSSRVIEGKFPPYQQIIPSDNNTKLKVNTKILQTSIERAELLSREGARSLVKFKISDILYLTSNTPDLGSLSEQLPVDKEGEDLEIAFNAKLITDCLKNIDVPEVYLEFNGSFNPCLIKPVIGDDYLHLVLPIRTA
- a CDS encoding RNA-binding S4 domain-containing protein, which translates into the protein MEKIKITSDYIQLDQFLKYVNLVGSGGEAKILISEGRVKVNDAVEMRRGKKLRTNDIVSIDDEISYSIE